A genome region from bacterium includes the following:
- a CDS encoding UDP-N-acetylmuramoyl-L-alanyl-D-glutamate--2,6-diaminopimelate ligase produces the protein MIKRSIKKIIPGWALDWYHLALAFLGALVYGFPSHNLIVIGVTGTKGKTSAVYFITKILEHAGHKVGALSSLHFKIGEHEEMNKKKMTMPGRFFIQRKLRRMVKARCTYAVCEVTSEGIAQYRHAYIDFDTAVFTNIAPEHIESHGSFEKYLAEKQKLFACLKSTRRKKHVGGKWIRIQKTIVANGDDARADDFLAFAADRKYCFHVGAHNDNEEISICEHIIAENVRPEERKTSFTVRETPCTLRLSGMFNVQNALAAISVGISERLTLPSIMEALGNIRSLPGRMEYIDAGQSFVTVVDYAHTPDSLDAVYRTLRFPKEGGKNPGRLICVLGAAGGGRDAWKRPLLGAIAGTWGDAVIITNEDPYDEDPMSIMEDVASGAQHANELYKKYFGEKLIEESYSASTPELIKILDRREAIRHAIALARPGDTLIITGKGAEQLMALKGGRMMSWDDRKVVREEIGRVARIS, from the coding sequence ATGATAAAGAGGTCCATAAAAAAAATTATACCGGGGTGGGCGCTTGACTGGTATCATCTTGCGCTTGCATTTCTTGGAGCGCTTGTCTACGGCTTCCCGTCGCACAATCTTATTGTTATTGGCGTTACGGGCACGAAAGGAAAAACAAGCGCTGTCTATTTCATAACTAAAATACTGGAGCATGCCGGCCACAAAGTCGGCGCGCTTTCCAGCCTTCATTTCAAAATCGGCGAGCACGAAGAGATGAACAAGAAGAAAATGACGATGCCGGGAAGATTTTTCATACAGCGCAAATTGCGACGCATGGTGAAGGCAAGATGCACCTATGCGGTTTGCGAAGTTACCTCGGAGGGCATTGCCCAATATCGGCATGCGTACATCGATTTTGATACGGCAGTTTTCACTAACATCGCGCCCGAGCACATCGAGTCTCATGGGAGTTTTGAAAAGTACCTGGCCGAGAAGCAAAAGCTATTTGCTTGTCTCAAGAGCACCCGGCGCAAGAAGCATGTAGGGGGAAAATGGATCCGCATACAAAAGACGATCGTTGCAAATGGCGACGATGCGCGTGCGGACGATTTCTTGGCGTTCGCTGCGGACCGAAAGTATTGTTTTCATGTTGGAGCTCATAATGATAATGAAGAAATCTCTATATGCGAACATATTATTGCAGAGAATGTTAGACCGGAAGAACGCAAAACGTCGTTCACGGTACGGGAAACGCCGTGCACTCTACGGCTCTCCGGAATGTTCAATGTGCAAAACGCTTTAGCCGCAATTTCCGTTGGAATTTCCGAGCGCTTAACACTCCCCTCAATAATGGAAGCGCTCGGCAACATACGAAGCTTGCCGGGACGCATGGAGTATATTGATGCCGGTCAGTCTTTTGTCACAGTTGTGGATTACGCACACACCCCCGATTCTCTGGACGCAGTATACCGAACGCTTCGGTTCCCGAAGGAAGGAGGAAAAAATCCAGGGCGGCTCATTTGCGTTCTGGGAGCCGCTGGCGGCGGAAGAGACGCATGGAAACGACCTCTGCTTGGCGCGATTGCCGGCACGTGGGGAGATGCGGTCATTATTACAAATGAAGACCCTTACGATGAAGATCCGATGAGTATTATGGAGGATGTGGCATCGGGCGCTCAACACGCCAACGAGCTTTACAAAAAATACTTTGGAGAGAAGTTGATTGAAGAAAGCTATTCGGCAAGCACGCCGGAATTAATTAAAATTCTGGACCGGAGAGAGGCTATACGCCACGCGATAGCGC